A single Dunckerocampus dactyliophorus isolate RoL2022-P2 chromosome 2, RoL_Ddac_1.1, whole genome shotgun sequence DNA region contains:
- the mrtfab gene encoding myocardin related transcription factor Ab isoform X4, with protein MLHPQRVEQPQADSMEVTRTEVLAPSPQSEAVTSELQELSLQPAPNLLPLQQRKNVLQLKLQQRRTREELVSQGIMPPLKSPAAFHEQRRSLERARTEDYLKRKIRSRPERSELVRMHILEETSAEPSLQAKQLQLKRARLADDLNDKISHRPGPIELVHKNILSVNCPEHSPPDSPKGAGGESSSLDEDSSDALSPDQLTNHDSPLSAVPQPSPFDRFIQNGDVSPTQFVAQPAPHPLPSPKVNGSDSPPPLKMTNGTTGTTVTPRTPFGQFKSHSKTSSDRPPLRSKKAKDSKPKVKKLKYHQYIPPDQKADKERPPQMDSSYAKLLQQQQLFLQLQILNQQQQHYNYHTILPAPPKPAPEQPLTTNPGPSPSRNVPTTTTTATMTSGTARQGQASVGGAKPATLPANLDELKVAELKQELKLRCLTVSGTKNDLIERLRNYQQQNDAAATAMKNGVSQPIHQSAASIANTPASAPNTIADPQQAEGGFKVALSPLAQAFPGRVMRFGSTSSSPPVSPTPSERSLAGMSPDETSCNGDMFGEMVSSPLTQLTLHPSPQHPSNGSPRSQPVIQIKEENQSPCSFRMPSESHTGVTVDTSSLDKDQMLHEKDKQIEELTRMLRQKQRLVETLRSQLEQGKMAGGIASEREGSTDAKPPTLIKASAIQPPVLPNGLLVKVKQEEEIEEGMTGIMEEAQTKKEGQPMQCSQETLLRLQQINRLQIQQTEKQTHKGSEPKPDPQKLPEQKKVSQILLQQQQQLQQLIIQQTKQKQLQAQQRLTQQKLAQQKQQLLQQAQGKKNQTQQKSPVQLKHVQVQIHNQAVASQRPVANQSQQKKQLKAQRQQQKQQTPSVGTQQVAPVFINQQNGTQIHTQAISLDLLKASGTPTLVTDTNGNHYLIALTSHTTDDQNRTPSLPKTNGRITLQRLQSTPSKLPSAESQSQEQKDSEHVSQSIKKKADLHVDTKDVPPVGLSVTAPPNLQPFFNDLSESESQSNLISSFKGNGVNSQQMDDLFDILLKSGEIPGFKANPDPSLTPLQSDPPSPSSPLHLSPPTPAEALVSPQHPLVEPCSGGGGRLEDFLESTTGAPLLGVEPGGGLTLIDDLHSQMLSTASILDHPPSPMDTSDLGFSPHSSGLGFGDPTLECMDWLDISMVGSSNGGTSGAAVGAKEGDGGTSLAPLAPHTPPSVFSADFLDSTDLQLHWESCL; from the exons TCCTTCAGCTCAAACTCCAACAGAGACGCACACGAGAGGAACTGGTCAGCCAAGGGATCATGCCAC CACTGAAGAGCCCAGCAGCCTTTCATGAACAGCGGCGGAGTTTGGAGCGAGCCAGA ACTGAAGACTATCTTAAGAGGAAGATCCGGAGTCGACCGGAGCGGTCTGAGCTGGTCAGGATGCACATTCTGGAGG AGACGTCGGCAGAACCGTCCTTGCAGGCCAAGCAGCTCCAGCTAAAGCGAGCTCGCCTGGCTGACGACCTCAACGACAAGATCTCACACAGGCCAGGTCCCATCGAACTGGTGCACAAGAACATCCTGTCTGTCAACTGTCCTGAGCATTCGCCACCGG ATTCTCCAAAGGGAGCGGGAGGAGAGAGCTCATCTTTGGATGAAGACAGCAGTGATGCGCTGTCACCCGACCAGCTAACCAATCACGACTCTCCTCTGAGCGCTGTCCCGCAGCCTTCCCCCTTTGACAGGTTCATCCAAAATGGAGACGTGTCCCCCACGCAG TTTGTTGCACAGCCCGCTCCACATCCTCTTCCCTCTCCCAAGGTGAATGGATCAGACTCACCCCCAcctctaaaaatgacaaatgggaCAACAGGGACCACAGTAACCCCCCGTACACCCTTTGGCCAGTTCAAG TCTCACTCAAAGACGAGTTCAGACCGCCCTCCACTTAGATCAAAGAAAGCAAAAGACAGCAAACCCAAG GTGAAGAAGCTGAAGTACCACCAGTACATCCCTCCGGACCAGAAGGCGGACAAGGAGCGTCCGCCTCAGATGGACTCGTCCTACGCCAAGctcctccagcagcagcagctcttctTGCAGCTGCAGATTCTCAACCAGCAACAGCAGCACTACAACTACCACACCATCCTGCCCGCCCCGCCAAA GCCAGCACCGGAGCAGCCCCTCACAACAAACCCCGGCCCGTCCCCCTCTCGCAATGTTCCCACGACCACCACCACTGCAACAATGACGAGTGGAACTGCACGTCAGGGTCAAGCATCAGTGGGAGGAGCCAAACCAGCCACTTTGCCTGCCAACTTGGATGAGTTAAAA GTGGCTGAGTTGAAGCAGGAACTGAAATTGCGCTGTTTGACCGTTTCCGGCACCAAGAACGATCTCATCGAGAGGCTTCGCAACTACCAACAACAAAATGACGCCGCTGCAACCGCTATGAAAAATGGTGTATCACAGCCCATCCATCAGAGCGCAGCCTCTATTGCTAACACGCCCGCATCCGCTCCAAACACCATCGCTGACCCCCAGCAGGCTGAAGGAGGGTTTAAGGTCGCTCTGTCCCCGCTGGCTCAGGCTTTTCCGGGTCGAGTCATGCGTTTTGGTAGCACCAGCTCTAGCCCGCCTGTGTCGCCTACGCCATCAGAGCGGTCGTTAGCGGGGATGAGTCCAGATGAAACCAGCTGCAATGGGGACATGTTTGGAGAAATG GTGAGTTCTCCTCTGACTCAACTCACCCTCCATCCCTCTCCTCAACACCCATCCAACGGATCTCCTCGTTCACAACCAGTCATCCAGATCAAAGAAGAAAATCAGAGTCCATGCAGCTTCCGCATGCCTTCAGAGTCTCACACGGGGGTCACTGTGGACACGTCCTCTTTGGACAAAGACCAGATGCTCCATGAGAAGGACAAACAGATCGAGGAGTTGACGCGGATGCTGAGACAGAAGCAGAGGCTGGTGGAGACCCTCAGGTCCCAGCTTGAGCAGGGAAAGATGGCAGGTGGCATTGCCTCGGAGCGAGAAGGAAGTACAGATGCTAAACCTCCAACACTCATTAAAGCCTCAGCCATTCAACCCCCTGTGCTCCCCAATGGCCTCCTGGTGAAGGTGAAGCAAGAGGAGGAGATTGAGGAAGGCATGACAGGAATAATGGAGGAGGCCCAAACTAAAAAAGAGGGTCAACCAATGCAGTGCTCGCAGGAGACGCTGCTCAGACTGCAGCAGATTAATCGGCTGCAAATCCAACAAACCGAgaaacagacacacaaaggGTCAGAGCCCAAGCCAGACCCTCAAAAACTGCCAGAGCAGAAAAAGGTATCTCAAATCCTGctccaacagcagcagcaactgcaGCAGCTCATCATCCAACAAACCAAGCAGAAGCAGCTCCAGGCCCAGCAAAGGCTCACGCAGCAGAAACTCGCCCAACAGAAGCAGCAGCTGTTGCAGCAAGCTCAAGGGAAGAAGAACCAAACCCAACAGAAGAGTCCGGTTCAGCTGAAGCATGTTCAGGTGCAGATCCATAACCAGGCGGTGGCCAGCCAGAGGCCTGTAGCCAACCAAAGTCAACAGAAGAAGCAGCTGAAGGCTCAAAGGCAGCAGCAGAAACAGCAGACGCCGTCTGTCGGCACACAGCAG GTGGCGCCTGTCTTCATCAACCAACAGAACGGTACTCAGATTCACACTCAGGCTATTTCCCTAGACCTCCTTAAGGCCAGTGGCACACCAACACTGGTGACCGACACCAATGGCAACCACTACTTGATCGCCCTCACCAGTCACACCACAGATGACCAAAACCGAACGCCCTCGCTGCCCAAAACCAACGGACGCATCACGCTGCAG AGGTTGCAGTCGACGCCGAGCAAGCTCCCCAGCGCTGAGAGCCAATCACAAGAGCAGAAAGACAGCGAGCATGTGAGCCAGTCAATCAAAAAG AAAGCAGACCTCCACGTGGACACCAAAGACGTCCCACCAGTAGGCTTGTCCGTCACCGCCCCCCCCAATCTGCAGCCTTTCTTCAACGACTTGTCAGAGAGCGAAAGCCAAAGCAACCTAATCTCGTCCTTCAAG GGGAATGGTGTGAACAGTCAGCAGATGGACGACCTCTTTGACATCCTGCTCAAGAGTGGAG AAATCCCAGGCTTTAAGGCCAACCCAGACCCGTCCCTCACCCCTCTGCAATCCGACCCGCCCTCCCCATCATCCCCTCTCCACCTCTCCCCTCCCACCCCTGCAGAGGCCCTGGTCTCCCCTCAACACCCCCTGGTGGAGCCCTGCTCAGGTGGTGGCGGGCGCCTGGAGGACTTCCTGGAGAGCACCACGGGAGCACCGCTGCTCGGTGTGGAGCCGGGCGGTGGGCTGACGCTCATCGACGACCTCCACAGCCAAATGCTGAGCACCGCCAGCATCCTCGACCACCCTCCCTCCCCCATGGACACGTCAGACCTGGGCTTCTCCCCTCACTCCAGCGGGTTGGGCTTCGGGGACCCCACTCTGGAATGCATGGACTGGCTGGACATCTCCATGGTGGGGAGCTCGAACGGCGGGACTAGCGGTGCGGCAGTAGGAGCCAAGGAGGGAGACGGGGGCACAAGCCTGGCCCCGCTGGCACCACATACGCCGCCGAGCGTCTTTTCTGCTGACTTCCTGGACAGCACAGACCTGCAGCTGCACTGGGAGTCATGTCTGTAG
- the mrtfab gene encoding myocardin related transcription factor Ab isoform X5, which yields MVQRDMTLLSVLQLKLQQRRTREELVSQGIMPPLKSPAAFHEQRRSLERARTEDYLKRKIRSRPERSELVRMHILEETSAEPSLQAKQLQLKRARLADDLNDKISHRPGPIELVHKNILSVNCPEHSPPDSPKGAGGESSSLDEDSSDALSPDQLTNHDSPLSAVPQPSPFDRFIQNGDVSPTQFVAQPAPHPLPSPKVNGSDSPPPLKMTNGTTGTTVTPRTPFGQFKSHSKTSSDRPPLRSKKAKDSKPKVKKLKYHQYIPPDQKADKERPPQMDSSYAKLLQQQQLFLQLQILNQQQQHYNYHTILPAPPKPAPEQPLTTNPGPSPSRNVPTTTTTATMTSGTARQGQASVGGAKPATLPANLDELKVAELKQELKLRCLTVSGTKNDLIERLRNYQQQNDAAATAMKNGVSQPIHQSAASIANTPASAPNTIADPQQAEGGFKVALSPLAQAFPGRVMRFGSTSSSPPVSPTPSERSLAGMSPDETSCNGDMFGEMVSSPLTQLTLHPSPQHPSNGSPRSQPVIQIKEENQSPCSFRMPSESHTGVTVDTSSLDKDQMLHEKDKQIEELTRMLRQKQRLVETLRSQLEQGKMAGGIASEREGSTDAKPPTLIKASAIQPPVLPNGLLVKVKQEEEIEEGMTGIMEEAQTKKEGQPMQCSQETLLRLQQINRLQIQQTEKQTHKGSEPKPDPQKLPEQKKVSQILLQQQQQLQQLIIQQTKQKQLQAQQRLTQQKLAQQKQQLLQQAQGKKNQTQQKSPVQLKHVQVQIHNQAVASQRPVANQSQQKKQLKAQRQQQKQQTPSVGTQQVAPVFINQQNGTQIHTQAISLDLLKASGTPTLVTDTNGNHYLIALTSHTTDDQNRTPSLPKTNGRITLQRLQSTPSKLPSAESQSQEQKDSEHVSQSIKKKADLHVDTKDVPPVGLSVTAPPNLQPFFNDLSESESQSNLISSFKSERVCPPYDRHTLFTPPSPKPNTSLPTKRSKGNGVNSQQMDDLFDILLKSGEIPGFKANPDPSLTPLQSDPPSPSSPLHLSPPTPAEALVSPQHPLVEPCSGGGGRLEDFLESTTGAPLLGVEPGGGLTLIDDLHSQMLSTASILDHPPSPMDTSDLGFSPHSSGLGFGDPTLECMDWLDISMVGSSNGGTSGAAVGAKEGDGGTSLAPLAPHTPPSVFSADFLDSTDLQLHWESCL from the exons TCCTTCAGCTCAAACTCCAACAGAGACGCACACGAGAGGAACTGGTCAGCCAAGGGATCATGCCAC CACTGAAGAGCCCAGCAGCCTTTCATGAACAGCGGCGGAGTTTGGAGCGAGCCAGA ACTGAAGACTATCTTAAGAGGAAGATCCGGAGTCGACCGGAGCGGTCTGAGCTGGTCAGGATGCACATTCTGGAGG AGACGTCGGCAGAACCGTCCTTGCAGGCCAAGCAGCTCCAGCTAAAGCGAGCTCGCCTGGCTGACGACCTCAACGACAAGATCTCACACAGGCCAGGTCCCATCGAACTGGTGCACAAGAACATCCTGTCTGTCAACTGTCCTGAGCATTCGCCACCGG ATTCTCCAAAGGGAGCGGGAGGAGAGAGCTCATCTTTGGATGAAGACAGCAGTGATGCGCTGTCACCCGACCAGCTAACCAATCACGACTCTCCTCTGAGCGCTGTCCCGCAGCCTTCCCCCTTTGACAGGTTCATCCAAAATGGAGACGTGTCCCCCACGCAG TTTGTTGCACAGCCCGCTCCACATCCTCTTCCCTCTCCCAAGGTGAATGGATCAGACTCACCCCCAcctctaaaaatgacaaatgggaCAACAGGGACCACAGTAACCCCCCGTACACCCTTTGGCCAGTTCAAG TCTCACTCAAAGACGAGTTCAGACCGCCCTCCACTTAGATCAAAGAAAGCAAAAGACAGCAAACCCAAG GTGAAGAAGCTGAAGTACCACCAGTACATCCCTCCGGACCAGAAGGCGGACAAGGAGCGTCCGCCTCAGATGGACTCGTCCTACGCCAAGctcctccagcagcagcagctcttctTGCAGCTGCAGATTCTCAACCAGCAACAGCAGCACTACAACTACCACACCATCCTGCCCGCCCCGCCAAA GCCAGCACCGGAGCAGCCCCTCACAACAAACCCCGGCCCGTCCCCCTCTCGCAATGTTCCCACGACCACCACCACTGCAACAATGACGAGTGGAACTGCACGTCAGGGTCAAGCATCAGTGGGAGGAGCCAAACCAGCCACTTTGCCTGCCAACTTGGATGAGTTAAAA GTGGCTGAGTTGAAGCAGGAACTGAAATTGCGCTGTTTGACCGTTTCCGGCACCAAGAACGATCTCATCGAGAGGCTTCGCAACTACCAACAACAAAATGACGCCGCTGCAACCGCTATGAAAAATGGTGTATCACAGCCCATCCATCAGAGCGCAGCCTCTATTGCTAACACGCCCGCATCCGCTCCAAACACCATCGCTGACCCCCAGCAGGCTGAAGGAGGGTTTAAGGTCGCTCTGTCCCCGCTGGCTCAGGCTTTTCCGGGTCGAGTCATGCGTTTTGGTAGCACCAGCTCTAGCCCGCCTGTGTCGCCTACGCCATCAGAGCGGTCGTTAGCGGGGATGAGTCCAGATGAAACCAGCTGCAATGGGGACATGTTTGGAGAAATG GTGAGTTCTCCTCTGACTCAACTCACCCTCCATCCCTCTCCTCAACACCCATCCAACGGATCTCCTCGTTCACAACCAGTCATCCAGATCAAAGAAGAAAATCAGAGTCCATGCAGCTTCCGCATGCCTTCAGAGTCTCACACGGGGGTCACTGTGGACACGTCCTCTTTGGACAAAGACCAGATGCTCCATGAGAAGGACAAACAGATCGAGGAGTTGACGCGGATGCTGAGACAGAAGCAGAGGCTGGTGGAGACCCTCAGGTCCCAGCTTGAGCAGGGAAAGATGGCAGGTGGCATTGCCTCGGAGCGAGAAGGAAGTACAGATGCTAAACCTCCAACACTCATTAAAGCCTCAGCCATTCAACCCCCTGTGCTCCCCAATGGCCTCCTGGTGAAGGTGAAGCAAGAGGAGGAGATTGAGGAAGGCATGACAGGAATAATGGAGGAGGCCCAAACTAAAAAAGAGGGTCAACCAATGCAGTGCTCGCAGGAGACGCTGCTCAGACTGCAGCAGATTAATCGGCTGCAAATCCAACAAACCGAgaaacagacacacaaaggGTCAGAGCCCAAGCCAGACCCTCAAAAACTGCCAGAGCAGAAAAAGGTATCTCAAATCCTGctccaacagcagcagcaactgcaGCAGCTCATCATCCAACAAACCAAGCAGAAGCAGCTCCAGGCCCAGCAAAGGCTCACGCAGCAGAAACTCGCCCAACAGAAGCAGCAGCTGTTGCAGCAAGCTCAAGGGAAGAAGAACCAAACCCAACAGAAGAGTCCGGTTCAGCTGAAGCATGTTCAGGTGCAGATCCATAACCAGGCGGTGGCCAGCCAGAGGCCTGTAGCCAACCAAAGTCAACAGAAGAAGCAGCTGAAGGCTCAAAGGCAGCAGCAGAAACAGCAGACGCCGTCTGTCGGCACACAGCAG GTGGCGCCTGTCTTCATCAACCAACAGAACGGTACTCAGATTCACACTCAGGCTATTTCCCTAGACCTCCTTAAGGCCAGTGGCACACCAACACTGGTGACCGACACCAATGGCAACCACTACTTGATCGCCCTCACCAGTCACACCACAGATGACCAAAACCGAACGCCCTCGCTGCCCAAAACCAACGGACGCATCACGCTGCAG AGGTTGCAGTCGACGCCGAGCAAGCTCCCCAGCGCTGAGAGCCAATCACAAGAGCAGAAAGACAGCGAGCATGTGAGCCAGTCAATCAAAAAG AAAGCAGACCTCCACGTGGACACCAAAGACGTCCCACCAGTAGGCTTGTCCGTCACCGCCCCCCCCAATCTGCAGCCTTTCTTCAACGACTTGTCAGAGAGCGAAAGCCAAAGCAACCTAATCTCGTCCTTCAAG AGCGAGCGAGTGTGTCCGCCTTACGACCGACACACTCTGTTTACTCCTCCCTCTCCCAAACCCAACACTTCTCTTCCCACCAAGCGCTCCAAA GGGAATGGTGTGAACAGTCAGCAGATGGACGACCTCTTTGACATCCTGCTCAAGAGTGGAG AAATCCCAGGCTTTAAGGCCAACCCAGACCCGTCCCTCACCCCTCTGCAATCCGACCCGCCCTCCCCATCATCCCCTCTCCACCTCTCCCCTCCCACCCCTGCAGAGGCCCTGGTCTCCCCTCAACACCCCCTGGTGGAGCCCTGCTCAGGTGGTGGCGGGCGCCTGGAGGACTTCCTGGAGAGCACCACGGGAGCACCGCTGCTCGGTGTGGAGCCGGGCGGTGGGCTGACGCTCATCGACGACCTCCACAGCCAAATGCTGAGCACCGCCAGCATCCTCGACCACCCTCCCTCCCCCATGGACACGTCAGACCTGGGCTTCTCCCCTCACTCCAGCGGGTTGGGCTTCGGGGACCCCACTCTGGAATGCATGGACTGGCTGGACATCTCCATGGTGGGGAGCTCGAACGGCGGGACTAGCGGTGCGGCAGTAGGAGCCAAGGAGGGAGACGGGGGCACAAGCCTGGCCCCGCTGGCACCACATACGCCGCCGAGCGTCTTTTCTGCTGACTTCCTGGACAGCACAGACCTGCAGCTGCACTGGGAGTCATGTCTGTAG